The uncultured Paludibaculum sp. sequence ACGCGAAAGCCGGCGCATGGCTGGCCAACAAGGGTTTCATCGATTACGCGGGCTCGACGGTCGTGCACTCTGTTGGCGGGTGGGCGGCGCTGGCCGGCGCAATTGTGGTGGGTCCGAGGCTCGGGCGGTATGGGAAAGACGGCAAGGCCCACCCTATTCCGGGCCACAGCCTCACCATGGCTGCCTTGGGTGTCTTCATCCTGTATCTCGGCTGGTTTGGATTCAATCCCGGCTCGACGACGGCTGCCAACGGTCTTCAATCCCGCATTGCGGTGAACACGCTGCTGGCCGGCTGCACAGGCGCTCTCACGGCACTGGCCCTCTCGTGGGTCAAGTTCGGAAAGCCGGACATCGGCATGACGCTGAACGGCGTGTTGGCGGGCCTGGTGGCGATCACCGCACCGTGCGCCACGGTGACGCCGCTGGCCGGCCTGCTGATTGGCGGCATCGCGGGCGTCCTCGTGGTGTACAGCGTGATGTTCTTCGACAAGGTCAAGATCGACGATCCGGTGGGCGCTATCTCCGTCCACGGCGTCTGCGGTGCGTTTGGAACCATCTCCGCCGCTCTGTTCCACGAGAATCTGTTCCTCGGTAAGGAGTACGACATGATGGGCCAACTGACGACGCAGCTCATGGGGGTCGGGACGGCCTTCGCATGGTCGTTTGGGGCGTGCTTCCTGCTGTTCCAGGCCATCAAGCTCACAGTGGGACTGAGGGTGTCCGCCGACGAGGAACTGCAGGGCCTGGATCTCAGTGAACATGCCGCAAACTGCTATCCTGACTTTGCAGTGGCTCCGGCCGGCGGCGGCGTGTCGATCTCAGGGGACGACAAGCCGAGCACGGACCGCCTGGCAACACAGGTGAGACCGGCCGAGGGCTGATTCTCCACAATGCCGAGGTGATGGTGGTGCGACCTTGAAAAAGGTGGAAGCGGTCATCCAGCCGTTCAAGTTGAGCGAAGTGCAACAGAGCTTGATGGACGCCAGCGTCGGTGGCATAACCGTAACCGAGGTCAAAGGCCACGGCTCCCACGAAGAGGCCGGACTCTACTATCGCGGCACGGTAGACAAGTCATGGCCGGCCGCCAAGATCCTGATCGAGGTGGTTGTCGGCGATCGTGACCTTCGCGAAGTAGTCGAAGCGCTGTGCCGCGCGGCACGCACGGGCCGGTCAGGCGACGGAATGATCTTTATCTCCGACGTGGACGAGGCAATCCGTATCCGCAATGACCAACGGAACGAGGCCGCCGTCTAGGCTTTGGCCATCCCTTTCAGGCGATCGAAAATATCGATCGGCAGTGGAAAGACGATGGTCGTGTTGTGCTCGGAGCCGATCTCGACCAGAGTCTGCAGGTAGCGCAACTGGATGGCTGTGGGCTCCTGCTGGAGCACTTTCGCGGCTTCCGCCAGGCGCTGCGACGCCATGAATTCGCCTTCCGCATGAATGACCTTGGCGCGGCGCTCGCGTTCCGCCTCGGCCTGGCGGGCGATGGCGCGCACCATCTGATCGGGCAGATCGACCTGCTTCACCTCCACCATGGAGACCTTGATGCCCCAGGCGGCGGTGTGGCTGTCGAGGATCGTCTGCAGACGAGCGTTCAGCTTCTCTCTCGCCGATAGCAGTTCGTCCAGGTCGGCTTCGCCGAGAACGCTGCGAAGCGTGGTCTGCCCTAGCTGCGAAGTGGCATAGAGGAAGTTGGTGACCTCCAGCACGGCCAGTTTGGGATCGACTACTCGGAAGTAGATCACCGCGTTCACCTTCACGGTGACGTTGTCGTGGGTGACGACATCCTGGGAAGGGACCTCGAATGCCTCGATCCGCAGTGAGATGCGAACCATCCGGTCGATGGGGGCAAAGACAAGAATCAGGCCGGGCCCTTTGGGTTCGGACAGGACCCGCCCCAGACGGAAGATCACCGCGCGCTCATATTCGCGCAGGATTTTGATGGAGGACAGGAGATAGAGGACGACGATGAGAATAGCGACGAGTGAGAAGGGGAATGCTTCGGACATTTCAGTCTCCAGGTGGTTGAGGTTCGACGGCCAGGGTGAGGCCTTCGCGGGACAGGATGCGCACAGTGGCACCGGCCGGCAGAGGTTCCGCTGAACGAGCCCGCCAGATGGCGCCGTGGAAAAGGATCTGACCCTCGGGTTCCAGCGCGGTCAGAGTCACGGCATTGGCGCCCTGGTAGGTCTCATGCCCTGTGGCCGGCGGCGACAACCGCGCCCGAACGGCGAGAGTTACGAGGAAGGCAGTGATGGCCGAGAAGGGCAGAACCAGGGCAAGGGCAGTCATCAGGTGGATGCGCAACTCCGGAAGCGGGCTATCCACCAGCAGCAGGGCGCCAAAGACCATGGCGATGGCCCCACCGACGCCCAGCACGCCGTGAGATGGGAATTTCAGTTCGAGGCCAAAGAAGGCGAGCGCGAGTAGAAGGAGCGCGGCGCCCGACCAGTTCAGCGGCAGAACGGAGAGCGAGAACAAGCCGGTGACCAACAGAATCGCGCCGGCCACGCCAGGCAGAAACAGACCGGGGGTGGAGAACTCGATGTAGAGGCAGAGCGCGCCCAGGAGGGTGAGGGCGAGGGCGATGTTCGGATCGGAGAGAGCCAATTGGATGCGTTGACGCAGGGCGGGTTGGTAGGGAATCAGTTCGGCGTCCCGCAGATCGAGGTTCACGGTGGACGCGTCGAAGCGCCGGACCGGACGGGTGCTCAGTTGCGCCAGCAGATCTCGATCGTCCCGAGCGATGATGTCGATCAGGTGATCGCGAAGCGCCTCCTGGTCGGTGAACGAGATGGACTCAAGCACGGCCTTCTGAGCGAGGGCCGTGTTTCTGCCGCGGCGATCGGTGAGGGTGCGGAGGGCAGCCGCGGTATCGTTCTCGATCTTTTTCTTCATCACCTCATCGGGCGTCCCGACGAGCGAGATGGGGTGGGCGGCCCCGGTATGCGTGCCCGGAGC is a genomic window containing:
- a CDS encoding slipin family protein → MSEAFPFSLVAILIVVLYLLSSIKILREYERAVIFRLGRVLSEPKGPGLILVFAPIDRMVRISLRIEAFEVPSQDVVTHDNVTVKVNAVIYFRVVDPKLAVLEVTNFLYATSQLGQTTLRSVLGEADLDELLSAREKLNARLQTILDSHTAAWGIKVSMVEVKQVDLPDQMVRAIARQAEAERERRAKVIHAEGEFMASQRLAEAAKVLQQEPTAIQLRYLQTLVEIGSEHNTTIVFPLPIDIFDRLKGMAKA
- a CDS encoding ammonium transporter translates to MTTARKRLPAILMLICILGCCTLPILAQPAQQAAAPTTEDLKKAIDALQKQTDIVWTIIAGSLVFFMQAGFAMVESGFTRAKNAGNIMMKNLLDFCMGGVAYWAVGFGLMFGVSNGFIGMSNFLVNFDNTTVDGQWGFTFWFFQIVFAATAATIVSGAMAERTKFSAYLVYSFIISLLIYPVFGHWAWGNLLLADNAKAGAWLANKGFIDYAGSTVVHSVGGWAALAGAIVVGPRLGRYGKDGKAHPIPGHSLTMAALGVFILYLGWFGFNPGSTTAANGLQSRIAVNTLLAGCTGALTALALSWVKFGKPDIGMTLNGVLAGLVAITAPCATVTPLAGLLIGGIAGVLVVYSVMFFDKVKIDDPVGAISVHGVCGAFGTISAALFHENLFLGKEYDMMGQLTTQLMGVGTAFAWSFGACFLLFQAIKLTVGLRVSADEELQGLDLSEHAANCYPDFAVAPAGGGVSISGDDKPSTDRLATQVRPAEG
- a CDS encoding nodulation protein NfeD; the protein is MSSTLPLAALAVLVPLSAMAAPCVFTLDINSVIHPVTLDIVDRAIQQTQSRHCGLLLLHLNTPGGYLDATRSITERMVSSPVPVAVYVSPSGGRAASAGFLLLQSADVAVMAPGTHTGAAHPISLVGTPDEVMKKKIENDTAAALRTLTDRRGRNTALAQKAVLESISFTDQEALRDHLIDIIARDDRDLLAQLSTRPVRRFDASTVNLDLRDAELIPYQPALRQRIQLALSDPNIALALTLLGALCLYIEFSTPGLFLPGVAGAILLVTGLFSLSVLPLNWSGAALLLLALAFFGLELKFPSHGVLGVGGAIAMVFGALLLVDSPLPELRIHLMTALALVLPFSAITAFLVTLAVRARLSPPATGHETYQGANAVTLTALEPEGQILFHGAIWRARSAEPLPAGATVRILSREGLTLAVEPQPPGD
- a CDS encoding P-II family nitrogen regulator, giving the protein MEAVIQPFKLSEVQQSLMDASVGGITVTEVKGHGSHEEAGLYYRGTVDKSWPAAKILIEVVVGDRDLREVVEALCRAARTGRSGDGMIFISDVDEAIRIRNDQRNEAAV